One Microaerobacter geothermalis DNA window includes the following coding sequences:
- the disA gene encoding DNA integrity scanning diadenylate cyclase DisA: protein MREILQFVAPGTPFRTGLDNVLRAKTGGLIVVGYGPEVMELVDGGFRIDCEYSPASLYELAKMDGAIILSDDGKKILFANTQLIPDSSIPSSETGIRHRTAERLAKQTGKLVVSISQRRNVITLYKGNFRYALKDMGVILTKANQAIQTLEKYKSVLNQALTNLGALEFEELVTLQEVALVIQRIEMVLRIKAEIEKYINELGTEGRLISMQLEELVSNTEEEASLLIQDYCKSSNTSSNYVLTELHKLSSDELLENHTIVRLLGYTGSINIQEEPVSPRGYRLLSKIPRLPSAILENLIERFHHLPQIMMATIEELDEVDGIGEVRARAIKEGLKRIQEQVFIDRHI from the coding sequence ATGAGAGAAATTTTACAATTTGTTGCTCCGGGAACGCCTTTTCGGACTGGGCTTGATAATGTATTAAGGGCAAAAACAGGCGGCTTGATTGTGGTTGGTTACGGCCCGGAAGTCATGGAATTGGTAGATGGTGGATTTCGTATAGACTGTGAATATTCACCGGCTTCTTTATATGAATTGGCGAAAATGGATGGGGCCATTATTTTAAGTGATGATGGAAAAAAAATATTATTTGCTAATACTCAACTTATCCCTGACTCTTCTATTCCTTCATCAGAAACAGGAATCAGACATCGAACAGCAGAGCGTTTGGCCAAGCAAACCGGAAAGTTGGTGGTTTCCATATCTCAGAGGAGAAATGTCATAACCTTGTACAAAGGAAATTTCCGCTATGCTCTCAAAGATATGGGGGTCATTTTAACAAAAGCTAATCAGGCCATTCAAACTTTGGAAAAATATAAATCAGTATTAAACCAGGCATTAACCAACCTCGGGGCTTTAGAATTTGAAGAACTTGTTACTTTACAGGAAGTGGCCCTTGTTATACAGCGAATAGAAATGGTTTTGCGTATCAAGGCAGAAATAGAGAAGTATATCAATGAATTGGGGACGGAAGGCCGGCTAATCAGTATGCAATTGGAGGAGCTGGTCTCTAATACAGAGGAAGAAGCCAGTTTGCTAATCCAAGATTACTGTAAGTCGTCTAACACTTCATCAAATTATGTGCTAACTGAACTTCACAAACTATCCTCAGATGAATTGTTGGAAAATCATACAATCGTTCGGTTATTAGGTTATACGGGGAGCATAAACATACAAGAGGAGCCCGTTTCCCCCAGGGGGTATCGTCTCCTAAGCAAAATTCCCCGGTTGCCTTCTGCTATTCTGGAAAACTTAATTGAACGTTTTCATCATTTACCGCAAATTATGATGGCAACGATAGAGGAATTGGATGAAGTAGATGGAATAGGTGAAGTAAGGGCAAGGGCGATTAAGGAAGGCTTAAAGAGAATACAGGAACAGGTTTTTATCGATAGGCATATCTGA